The genomic window ctcgccggttcgatgaccggtccggttctgacaaccttagTTTCAAGTATTAGTGGATAAATCTTACATCaattaaaaatgacaaaaatgttgaatttataaaagaaataattcataaactaatgtttgaaatttttttgttgagatGTGACATCTCTCTTATagtcctaattttttatttttttgaaagatcTTGTAGTCCTAGTTGTTAAATTATAAGTTAGTATGTATTATTCCGCTGCAAGCTTGAAAATTGGTATTGCAAAATGTAGTCATGAAGTAGAGACGAGATGTGGGTGAATCTTCTCTTCTCCCAAAGTCATGTAGCCAACCATTTGTGAAAAATCTTCACACAAAAGAGCCACCTATGAAATTGGAAGATTCATATTATTGACCTGTTAATTAATTCATCTttccacattaattaattaattaattaattaattaatttgtgagGATTGAATAATGACACTTGATAACAAGTTGGCAAAGAAGTGTGTATAGTTTCAAAAACGGAAGAAGATTCAAAACAGACAACCACTATTTGACACTTATACGGACCAAGACTTCACGACTTCTGTGTTAGTTTGAGTCTTTCATGAACACAAGGGGGAAATGGTAATTGAACAAATTGTCTGCGGTGAgtaataaaatcataaaataataactagtattttagtttttaaaaaatttgaaatattattactaACAAGTGTTGAAATGGTTGGCAAAATGACCAACTCTtcctcaaaataaaaataaaaataggtttAATTTTTGAAATCGTTTATTTGAAAGGGAATCCAACACCAATAACagtcgatttttttttttgagtaaaataaCAATCCTGTTATTAGTATTGGATTAGCTTTCAAATATTAGTGTTGGATTACCTTTCAAATAaactatttcaaaaattaaactctaatcataatatcatttttttactCGTTTAATCCTAACCTCTCATTCCAATGCCAGTAAGGTTTTAAACTTATGAATGAGTGATCATTCAGTTGCACTTTCATGTTGATCCTTTTGTAAACTCCGAATAATCACCACGAAACTCATCTGAATCTCAAGTCCGACAATTTCTTGGTTCCTAGCCATGCATAATCCTTCGAAAAGACCCCACAACTCTAAGATAATAGACGTTGTGACTCCTATATAGTTGGAAAAACCTTTGATCTAACCACCATCCACATTTCGAAGTAATCCACCATGCTCAGCACCATCGTTCCTAGTTGTCCCATCTTTGTTGAGGTTGATCATacacaaactaatttttttcatttcttttattttataacaaatttcaATGCTATATATACTTAGAAAAACGAATGTGAAgtaaaaaaattctattattttttactagaatgtttttgttttttttcttctctaattTCCCTCCTATATTAATCCATCAATATTTGTATGTTAAGCTGTTTACTTATATATGCCGACCTCTAAAAACGACCGGTTCTCCTAAATTAGGACACGGTCCCAAATCATTTAAAACTAGTGGTATTTATAAATATCAGACAAATAAAAGGATTTCTAGTAATTgtcttatttaatttatttttaattaaaaaaaatgaagtagaaattaaaataaaaaaaggcaAATATAAAACGGCTCTAGGAATAAACCAATAGGTAAAGGTGTCACAAAATGAGAGGTTATAGTAGATTCTAATAATTTTGACGTGGCTTttttgtcaataataataataattttgacgTGGCTCATAATTCGACTAATTAACGACCGATACAACGAATTTTCTGTTTTCTTATTACACCCCCTCTAATTTCCTTGGCCTATAAATGTAACCCCACACACCACTTTGTTTCTCCACACTTGTTCAACCTTTCCATCACAACAAATAGATTCATCGTTCTcttgttttctctttttcattaaCACACAAATTCACTTCTATTAATTAACCTTTCAACACTTTCAATCAAATTCTAAGTACATCAATGGCTCGCAACTTCAATAACATCAAGACTTTCTCTGCTCTTGTTGCTGATGGATTCTCCAACTCTCTTACTAGGTACCATAATGTTTTCACTTTCTTATTCAATGTTTCCAAAATACTAGTGAGAATAGAGGACAAAATTgcaattaaatattatattatatacttttttattatactaataataataatttttgttatgGTTTTATAATAAAACAGACGAGGATATGCGGCGGCAGCGACACAAAACACAACAAGAGGAGTGGCAACCTCCGTGAGCGGCAAGATAGTATCATCCAAATCAGGAGAAGACAAGGTGGCAAATGCCGGAAAGGTTACGTGGGTCCCAGACCCCGTGACTGGTTACTACAAACCGGAAAACACCAACGAGGTTGATGTTGCTGACCTAAGAGCCACAGTTTTGGGCAAAAAGTAATTAGAACTACTAGTTTAATTTCATCAATTTTAAATGAGGTGGCTTCTTGGTCTTGATATTGATCTTGCTTGTACTAGCATTTCTCCAAAAAAAGATTACATGTTGTAACTCCGTTAACGCATTAATCATTATCGaccatttgataaaaaattatataaagattCGTACTTCTCTATGAGACTATGTCCACTTTTTTGTTCTCGTATGTAagcttaatttaatttagaaatgaaattaaaatatcattattGTTGAGTGTTGTATGTTTCTTTTCGTGAATTGGAAAAGAGGTTCACACATGAGTTTGATTTTAAGTTGTGGTTGGTTACAAACTCTTGTATTAAAGTTACTGATCCGTGACAATATTCACGTTCGTTGAAGATTCTTGGGACACCATGTAATACGTACCATATTGGTAACCACACAAGCCCTGTAGAAATCTACAACCGTGTATTAAATAGATATTTTAatctaattttataaaaaaaaaattaatctaataaactgtgtgtgtgtgtgtgtaggATTAAAATGTGGAGGTTTTTCtgtaaaattgaaaagacaTAGGCCCTGCGGAGCTTATTGGAACATGATCATTGGCTTTAGAAATGATTAAATATTAATCCATCAATTTtatatgaggagtgctagcaacacactctttaacaaacacactctaacacactcttttttattggttaaaatttatatgagtcccataaaagttatatgggtccacatttttttatgggatccatgtgaatttcaaccaataaaagaaagTGTATTGGAGTGTATTTGTTAAAGAGTATGTTGGTAGCATTATTCATTTTATATACAGAAAATATTAGCTATCAATGATTAGGTGAACATTTATGCTAAAAATCGGCTCTGCACTTGCAACTACTTTAATTTattcatatcttttttttttttttttgcgggTGGGAACCGCCACTATTTTACTTCGCctgtttctttaaaaaatatgagTGCTTCTTAccccaaaaaattaaaaataatgagGGCAGAGGGacactttttaaaataaaaaattaaacacaattttttatattctttctacgTCCACTTTTTAATTGGTTGAAAATAATGAAGATaacttgttttaaaaataagtttcatatAAATTAAGTGATCAGACTCACACAAGTTTCATCCAATTAAAAAGTGAATATTAGAGTTGTTaacatttcttttataaaaatatgttgaTCTGACGCTAAATCCACGATTCtaattttttcaatgaaaattaTAGTTCGATGAGAATCGAGAAGGTTGTAGTTCTAAAGGATTAGATATTGTGGTCTTATGGAGAGGTTGTGTCTTCCTGATGGATTGGGTTTTGGTTCATTTAAAAATAGATGATGTGACCTCAAGTTGTTTACAACATGAAATATTGtctattttaagttttatctgAACCCTCATAATTTTGTCAGGTGTGAAATGTGTTTATAATCTAACATTAACCTCAATTTCTAAGCAATTGTAATTTCTGGGTACCAACTTCTAGTctataaaaatgtttttacaATGTATTGTCCGCTTACATCTTGAGTGAGCCCTATCTATTTTCTTTCTATGTAAAAAATTTCTCGTTCTACCAAGGAGTgtatgtattttttataaactactATTGACATCGATTCTTAAATCATGTGAGACTTTGGTGTATGATATATAACACTATAATATTACACCCTTTTTATTAATAGTATAGTTTCTAAATTGagattacaaaataaaaaattgttttaaaatatttttggatTCTTGGCCTAGAACTTGAAAAACCTTTTGgtttaaataacaaaaaattgtcGGATTTCAGTGTATTATTTAAACAAGGTCCATTGAACAAGGTATAGTAGCAGTAAATAGGA from Trifolium pratense cultivar HEN17-A07 linkage group LG1, ARS_RC_1.1, whole genome shotgun sequence includes these protein-coding regions:
- the LOC123881373 gene encoding indole-3-acetic acid-induced protein ARG2-like; this translates as MARNFNNIKTFSALVADGFSNSLTRRGYAAAATQNTTRGVATSVSGKIVSSKSGEDKVANAGKVTWVPDPVTGYYKPENTNEVDVADLRATVLGKK